DNA from Halogeometricum sp. S1BR25-6:
CTCGTCGCCCACCCGCCCGAGACCTGTCCCGCCTGCGGGAGTTCGCGCACGCTCGTCGCCGGACCGCTCTACCTCGGCCCCATCTGCGACCCGGCGTTCGCCGAGTCGGTCCGCGAGCGCGTGACTGAGGAGATGGGCGAGAAGAAGCGCGCTCGGTCGATGCTCGACACCGTCGCCGGCGAACTCGACACGCCGACGCACTACGACCAACACCGCCTGTGCAAACTGTGGAACCGCTCGGCGACGGGGATGGACGAGTTCCTCGGCGAACTCCGCGACGCCGGCTACGAGGCGACGCGGGCGCACTACTCCGGGACGGCGTTTAAGACGGACGCGACCATCGCGGAGGCGCGCGAGGCGACGACCGACGGCGACGGTTGAGGAGGGCGAGTCGCCGTCCGCTCACGAAACCGGACGACGACGGCCGAGAGCGCCGTCCGAGCGCTCTCGGAGGCAAGTAGCTTCTTGTGCGTCTCCTCCGAATGGGGAGCGTGAGCGTTCGGACCCGGAACCCTATTCCCGTGATTCGCTCGGTGGCCACGACCGTCCAAGAGCGGGAGGTGACGTTCCTGGCGGCGAGCATCTCCTACTACACGCTCGTCTCCCTCGTTCCTCTCCTCACGCTCGGCCTCCTCGTCGCGTCGTTCGTCGGCGGCGAGGCGCTCCGACAGCAGGTGATGATGCTGGCCCAGCAGTACCTCCTCCCCTCGGGTTCGGACATCGTCGGGAACGCCCTCGGCGACCCGACCGGACAGGGGGCGCTCTCGGTCGTGAGCCTCGGCGTCACCCTGTGGGGGGCGTTGAAGCTCTTCAGAGGCTTGGACATCGCCTTCTCGCGCATCTACGGCTCCGAGGCCGGCGGCATCGTCGACCAACTCAGAGACGGCATCGTCGCGCTCGGATCGCTCGGCGCGGGCACCCTCGGCGTCGGACTCCTCACCGTCGTCATCGCGATTCTCGACGTCCCGTTCGTCGACTTCCTGAGCCCGTTTCTGCTTCTCGGACTGCTCGCCGCGGCGTTCTTCCCGCTCTACTACGTCTTCCCTGACTCCGGCCTCTCGCCGCGCGAGGCGCTCCCCGGAACCGTCTTCGCGGCCGTCGGCTGGGTCGTCCTCGGCGTCGTCTTCGGCACCTACGCCGCCACCGCGAGTGGGTCCGTCGCGGGGGCTCTCGGGGCCATCCTTCTGCTCGTGACGTGGTTCTACTTCTCGGGCATTCTCGTCCTCACGGGCGCGGTGGTGAACGCCGTCCTCGCCGACCGGGTGTCCTCCGGACCGAGCGACGGCGGCGCACCGGACCGGCAGGTACAACACGGCCCCGCCCGACAGACAGACCGGACGATGAGCGTGGACGACGCAACCGTAGACGAGTCGGGCGAGGCGGACGTCGACCCCCGCGGGGCGCCCGACATCGAACAACTCGAGGACCGCGTCGAGGAACTTCGCGCGGACCTCGATTCGTTCGAGTCGGACGTACAGGAGCGGACGGTCGAACGCCCCGACGTGGAGTCCGAACTCAAGCGCTACGTGCGCAACCAGATGCGCCAGGGCAAGGCGCGCGGATGGGGGCCGTACCTCGTACTGCTGTACGGCACCGCCGTGACCATCGCGGCGTTCTTCCTCATCCAAGACGACCTGCTCGCCGTCGTCGCCATGCTCGTCACGTATCTCTCGACACTCGGTCTCTACGTCATCTTCGTCGTGTTCGGCGCCGGACTCGGGGCGCTCGGTGTCCCCGGCCGCCTCGTCGACTGGATTCGCGACCGTCGGTCCTGACTCCGACCCGCCGCGACCGATGACCGGACCACCGACCGTCGCCGCGGCCGCCGCTCTCCTTCCCCTCCCACTTACCGCCCGCGGTCTGGGCGAACTCGACGCCGCGGCGTCGCTGCCGGACGCCGTCGTGACGCTGTTCTCCGTGCTCACCCACCTCGGAAACCCGTGGGTCTGTCTGTTCGCCGTCTGCCTCGCCTACGTCGTCGGTGACCGAGCGGGCATCGCGCGCCCCTCCGCGGCGTTCCTCCTCGCCCTCGGACTCGGCGCCGTCGGACTCACTCTCGGTCTCAAGACGGCCTTCGCGCTCCCCCGTCCGCCGGGCGCGGCCGAAACGGGGTACGGCTTTCCCAGCGGCCACGCCCTCGGGACGACGGTGTTCTGGGGCGGCGCGGCGCTCCTCGCGGACGCGGGGCGCCGCCGCGTTCGCCTCGGCGTCGCCGTCGCCGTCGTCGCCGTCGTCGCCGTCTCGCGCGTCGTCCTCGGCGTCCACTACCTTGCGGACGTGGTCGCGGGCGTCGCCGTCGGCGCCCTCTTCGTCGCCGCCGCCGTCGGCGTCGGCCCCGGCCTCCGCCGCCCGTCGGTCCCCTCGAACCGCGCCGTCGTCGCCTGCTTTCTCGTCGGCGGCGTCCTCGCTGCGGCCGCCGCCGCCGCGGACCCCGTCGAACGGGAGGTGCTCCTCGCCGTCGGGACGGCGGTCGGCGGCACGGCGACGTGGGCCTGGCTCGGCGACACCCTCTCCGGACGGTCGGCGGGTGACGCCCTCTCGCTGTCTCCCCGGTCGCTCGTCGTCGGCGTTCTCGCCGTTCCGGTGCCGCTGGTCGCGATGGCCGCCGTCGCCGAACTGCCGGTCCGGTCGCTCGCCCTCGCGGGGGCGGGCGCCGTCGGCGGGGCGGCGCTGCTGTCGCTCCCCGTCGCGGCGGCGGCGCTGTTCGAGTGAGCGACGAGTGAAAAACGGAGACAGCCGGGTCGCATCCGAGGTGATTCGGTCGGCGTCGGGACCGAGGTCGCCCCGCGGTCGTCCGGCCTCAGAACGTCTCGAGGTACTGGTCGAGTTCCCACTGCGAGACGTCGACGCGGAACTCGTCGTACTCGTAGGACTTCGCCTCGTGGAACTTCTCGTAGATGTGCTCGCCGAGGGCGTCCTGGATGACCTCGTCCTCTTCGAGGGCGGTGAGCGCCTCGCCGAGGTTCGAGGGGAGCGTGTCGATGCCGTACTCCTCGCGCTTCTCCTCGTCGAACTCGTAGATGTTCTCGCGGACCGGGTCCGGCGCCTCCAGGTCCTGTTCGACGCCCTCGAGACCGGCGTGGATGAGCGCGGCGAACGCGAGGTATGGGTTGCACGACGGGTCGGGGAAGCGGGCCTCGATACGGCTGGCGACCGGGACGCGCGCGGCCGGCTTCCGGATGAGCGCCGAGCGGTTGCGGTCGGACCACGCGACGTAGACGGGCGCTTCGTAGCCGGGGACAAGGCGCTTGTAGGAGTTCACCGTCGGGTTGGTGACCGCCGAGAGGGCGGGGGCGTGTTCGAGGATGCCCGCGAGGAACGAGTGGGCCGTCTCCGAGAGGTCGAACTCGTCCTCCTCGTCGTGGAACACGTTCTCGCCGTCCTCGTCGAACAGCGAGATGTGCGTGTGCATGCCGGAGCCGTTGACGCGGGAGATGGGCTTGGGCATGAACGTCGCGTGCAGGTCGTGCTGGGCCGCGATGGCGCGGACGACCGTCCGGAACGTCCCCACGTTGTCCGCCGTCGTGAGCGCGTCGTCGTACTCGAAGTTGATCTCGTGTTGGCCCTCGGCGACCTCGTGGTGGCTGGCCTCTATCTCGAAGTCCATCTGTTCGAGGCCGTAGATGATGTCGCGCCGGACGTCGGACGCGAGGTCCTTCGGCGCGAGGTCGAAGTAGCCGCCGGCGTCGTTCGTGTTCGTCGTCGCGCGACCCTCCTCGTCCTCCTCGAAGAGGAAGAACTCGGGTTCGGGGGCGACGTTGACTGTATAGCCCATCTCCTCGGCGCGGTCGAGCGCGTCTTTCAGCACGTAGCGCGGGTCACCGACGAACGGTTCGCCCGTGCTGGTGTCGATCACGTCGCAGATGAGACGCGCGGAGCGACCGTCACGCCACGGGAGAATCGCGAACGTGTCCGGGTCGGGCTTGAGGCGCATGTCGGATTCCTGGATGCGCACGAAGCCCTCGATAGAAGAACCGTCGAAGTAGATTCCCTCGGTAAATGCCTTCTCGGCCTGCGTGGCGGGGATAGCCACGTTCTTGACCGTGCCGAGAATATCAGTAAACTGGAGGCGGAGGAAGTCCACGTCGCTGGACTCGATCTCGTCGACGACTGCCTGCGCTTTCGTCGAAAGTCCGCCGTCCGTTGCCACATTCGTGTTCGCGTTATCGTCCGTCATCTTACTGGACACGGGTTCCGTCAACGTCCATCTTTATGACGTTATCGCTTAGCGCAACTCGCGAGTGACTCCCCTAGAACTGGATATTCGTAAAATTCTAATGCCCCGAGCGAGTGGGTCGCTGTGATGACGTACGAAAACCTCGACGCAAAACTCATCAACGCTCTGCTGGGAGACGGACGCGCGAGCCTCCGAAGCCTCGCTGAGGAGCTCGACGTGTCGGTTACGACCGTCTCCAACCATCTCCGCGATTTGGAAGACGAAGGCGTCATTGAGGGATATACCCCCCGGGTGAACTACGACGCACTCGGCTACGACGTCACCGCCATCATTCAACTGAAAGTGGAGGGAAGCGCGCTCCCGCAGATAACCGACCGACTGCGCGAGCAGAAGCAGATGGTCTCGGTTTACGAAGTCACCGGCGACTACGACATCATCGCCGTCGGTAAGTTCACCGACACCGACGGCATGAACAGCCAGATTAAGGCGCTCCTGACCGACGAGGACATCCGCGAGTCCAACACGAGCGTCGTCCTCAACGCCGTCGTCGAGAACCAGCAGTTCGAACTCGACGTCGACGAGTAAGCGCGGCGTCGCCGTTCGACCGCCCGACCATTCTCCGAGACGCCCCTCCCCGAGCAACTGCGCTCCCGAGCGACTGCTCAGACGAACCGACTCGCCACCTCCTCCATGTCAGTTTGGCAGTACGGACAGCGATACCGCGTGTCGAAACCGTCTCGTCGCGTGGTCGTCTTCGCCTCCAGTTCGTGCATCCCCACGTCCCGGCCGCACTCGGTACAGAGTACCTTCGGCATAGCTAACAGTTCACGAACCAACGCCAATAAATCACCCGGTGTCTGTGAACGTTTCGCACGATATCGGAGTTCGTCCTCGCTCGCAAAAGCTGGACCAAAATGGGGAACGAAGCTACTCGAAGTCGTCCTCGAAAACGAACGTGCCGTCTCGCTGGACGACGTCCCCGTCCACCTCGATGACGGACTTTTCGGACATGTCCAGAATCATGTCGACGTGTTCGGCGCTCTGGTTCACCTCGTTCTCCTCACCCACCGTGTCCGGGTACGCGGACCCGACGGCCATGTGAACGGTGTCGCCCATCTTCTCGTCGAACAGCATGTTGTACGTGAACGTGTCGATGGCGCGGTTCATTCCGATGCCGAGTTCGCCGAGGTAGCGGGCGCCCTCGTCGGTGTCGAACACGCCGTCGAGCACTTCCTCGTTGCGTCCGGCGCTGTAGGACTCGACGCGGCCGTCCTCGAAGCGCACGCGGACGTCCTCGATTTCGCGGCCCTGCCGGTAGAGAGGCATGTCGAAGTGCACCTCGCCCTCGACGCTGTCGCGGACGGGTGCGGTGAACACCTCGCCGCCGGGGAGGTTCTTCTCGCCCTTGTCGTTGATTGCGGCGTTGCCCGCGACGCTCATCGTCACGTCCGTCTCCTCGCCGGCGGCGATGCGCACCTCGTCGGCGTCGTCCAGAATCTCGACCATCTGCTGTTGATGTTCGTACTGTTCGTCCCAGTCGAGGCTGACGGCGTCCCAGACGAAGTTCTGGTAGGCGTCGGTGCTCATGCCGGCGAGTTGGGCGTTGCCGGAGGTGGGGAACTGCGTGAGACACCACGTCTTCGAGAGGCGTTCCTGCAGAACGGGTTGCATCGCGCGGCGGTAGGCGGCGTTCGTCTCGGGGTCCACGTCCGCCGTCTCGGAGGCGTTCGCGTCGCCGCGAACCGCGATGTAGACGTCCATCTCCTCGTACATCGCGAGGAGGTGCTCCGGCGTCTCGAAGTCGCCCTCGCGGTTCCGGAGGAACGCGCGGGAGGCGCGGGAACTGCTGTTCGTGTAGACGGGGTTGGCGCCGCGTTCGGCGCACTCCTCGTGGAGGGCGACGACCAACTCCTCGGCGGCGGCGGGCGCCGCGATGACGACGTTGTCGCCGGACTCGATGCCCGTCGAGTGCTCGGCGATGGTCTGGGCGTGTTCCCGGATGCGTGGGTCCATACCACGAGGTGTCGCGTCGGGGTGAAACCGCTTTCGCACCGGTGTCGCCGTTCGTCGCTCGCAATCCGTGAGACACAGTAACCGCTGCAAATAGTTCACAGCGAGCGTGACACTCTCGTTCTGAAGAACCGAGAATCACGCTCTCTTTATATAATATCTCCGGGCGAGTTTACAACTGTAAGAGGTAATAAATTATGAACACTCCTACCACCACCACCCGAACCGCCGTCGAGGACGTCCTCGAGTTCGACCTGCAGGGGACCATCGCCGGTTACTGGCTGGTCGCCCTTCGTCTCATCACGGGCTACTGGTTCCTCCACGCCGGGTGGACCAAGTTCGCCTTCGTCTCGGGCGAGGCGTTCGACGCCAGCGGCTACCTTGCGAACAACTCGGGGCCCATCCAGGGCTTCTTCGCGTGGGTCGCGGCGACGCCTTGGCTGATGGACGTCACGAACGTCATGATTCCCGCCGGGGAGTTCCTCATCGGCCTCGGACTCATCGTCGGCGCTCTCGTCCGACTGGCCTCGTTCTTCGGGGCCCTGCTGATGGCGTTCTTCTATCTGGGGAACGCCGACTGGGCGCACGGCCTGGTCAACGGTGACCTGTTCGGCCTCGTGCTGTTCGTCACCCTCGCGACGTTCGGCGCGGGCCGCATCCTCGGCCTCGACGCCTACCTCGAAAAACTCGACCTGGCCGACAACCGCGTCGCGAAGTTCATCCTCGGGTGAACCGCGAGCGAGCGCCCTCTTTCTGCCGTCGTCCGTCGCTTCGAGACGCGCGTCTCCATACCGACGACGCACGGACCGCCGCGACCACCGCCTATAACCCCGACGCCCGATACCGTCTGGCATGGCCATCGACCTTCGCAGCGATACGGTGACGCGCCCCTCGGCGGCGATGCGGGAGGCGGCGCGGGACGCCCCCGTCGGCGACGACGTGTACGGCGACGACCCGACGGTGAACGAACTCGAAGCCGCGGCGGCCGAGCGCGTGGGGATGGAGGACGCCCTCTACGTTCCGACGGGGACGATGGGCAACCAGATAGCCGCCCGCGTCCACGCCGACCGGGGGGAGGAGATTCTGCTCGACGAACAGGCGCACATCTACAAGTGGGAGGTCGGCGGCCTCGCACAACTCTCGGGTCTGCAGGTTCGCACGTTCGACGCGGGTCCCTCGGCCGTCCCGACGCCCGAACAGGTCCGCGAGCGATACGTGGAGGAGGACCTCCACAGGGCCGGGACGGGCCTCCTCGCACTCGAAAACACGCACAACGCGCGCGGCGGCGTCGCCGTCCCGCCCGAGGCTATCGACGCCGTGGCCGAGGCGGCGCACGACCTCGGCGTGCCGGTCCATCTCGACGGCGCCCGCCTGTTCAACGCCTGCGTCGCCCTCGACGTCGACCCGACGCGGATGACGCGGAACGCCGACTCGGTGATGTTCTGCCTCTCGAAGGGTCTCGGCGCGCCCGTCGGGTCGATGCTCGCCGGCAGCGAGGACTACGTCGAACGCGCCCGCCGCGTCCGCAAACTGTTCGGCGGCGGGATGCGGCAGGCGGGAATCATCGCCGCGCCGGGCCTCCGCGCCCTCGATAACGTCGAGCGACTGGCCGAGGACCACGAGAACGCGGCGCGACTCGCCGCCGGACTTGACGACATCGACGGCCTCAGCGCGCCCGACCCCGACACGAACATCGTGCAGGTGTTCTCCGAGGAGGCGGGCCTGACCGCCGAGGAGTTCGAAAGCCGCTGCGGGGACGCGGGCGTCCTCGCGGGTGCGCACGGCGAGTACCTGACGCGCTTCTGTACCCACCTCGACGTCTCCGCCGACGACGTGGAGGAGGCTATCGACCGAATCGACGCGGCGATGCCGGCGTAGGAGGGAGCGACGAGTCCGCTCAGAGTTCGGGTTCGATGTAGACGAACTTCACCCGAGCGTCCTCGCGCTTGAGTTTCTCCTCGATTCGCGTGATATCGGTGTCGATATCGTCGGTGTCGAGGTCGGATTCGAAGCTGACGTCCGCGTTGACGAGCACCTTCTCCGGGCCGACGTGGACGGTCCGGAAGTTGTCGACGTGGACGACGCCGGGGTGGTTCCGGACGACGTCCCGTAGTCGGTCTTCTACGTCCTTCGGGAGGCTCTCGCCGAGGAGGAGGCGCTTGTTCTCCCACGCGAGGGCGAGGGCGAACCCCATGAGGAGGACGCCGATGAGTGCGGCGGAGACGGCGTCGTAGATGTAGTTGCCCGTCACCTGCGTGAGGACGACGCCGACGAGGGCGATGGCCGCGCCCGCGAGGGCGATGCCGTCCTCGGTGAACGCCGTCAGTGTCGTCACGTCGCTCGTCTTCCTGAACGCCTCCCTGACGCCGCTCCACCCGTACTCGCGTATCTGCCGCTGGAGTTCGGCGTTGGCCTTCTTCATCGCGTACGTCTCGAAGGCGATGGCCCCGAGGAGGACGACGACGTTGACGTACCAGGCGGGGAACTGATAGCCCGCGAACGACACCAGTCCGGCGGCGGCGTGACTGCCGTGCAGGATGGCGTCGTAGCCGTGTTTCAGCGACTCCCAGCCGGCGATGCCGAACAGCAGCACCGAGACGAGGAACGCGTAGAAGAACTGCGCCTTCCCGTAGCCGAACGGGTGCGCTCTGTTCGCCTCCCTGTCGCTGTAGCGGATGCCGATGAGGAGGAACACCTGATTGCCCGTATCGGAGAGGGAGTGGTACGTCTCCGACAGCATCGAGGGACTCTGCGTCAGGAGATATCCGAGGAACTTCAGGACGGCGATGGCGCCGTTCGCGACGAGGGCCGCGATGACGACGCCTCTGCTTCCTGCCATGCTTTCACCTCAAGAGTCTCCCGTAAGAGCGTTTCCACGCGAGTCTCTCGCGTCTCGCCGCCGCGGCGACCGAGCGGAACGTTCCTATCCCCCCGATTCGTAGCCCGACCCGATGCTGACCGTCGTCTCCGACACCCACAGCACGGACTCGCACCGACTCACCGGTCGGACGCTGGACGCCGTCCGCGAGGCGGAACTCGTCGTCCACCTCGGCGACTTCATGCGCGAACTCGTCCTCGACGCCTTCGAGTCGGAGTCCTCGCGGCTCCTCGGTGTGTACGGCAATAACGACGACGCGGAGATACGGGACCGACTGCCGGAGGCTCGCAACTTCACCTTCGCGGGATTGACGTTCGCGGCGACGCACACGCGCCGCGGCGGGTCGACGGCGCTCTCGATGTTCGGCCGCGAACGTGACGCCGACGTGGTTCTGTTCGGCCACAGCCACCGGCCGACGTTCGAGGCGACGGGCGAGGCGACGCTCCTGAATCCGGGGAGCCACGCGCAACCGCGCGGACACCGCGCCGCGCACGCCGAACTCGAAGCCATGACGGACGGCGGCGTCTCCGGACGACTCGTCACCGTCGAGGGCGACGCCTTCGAGACGTTCACTATCCCGCCGTCCGAGGGGTGAGGAGTGACCCGTCGCTCCGTCAGCGGGTGACCCACCAGTAGGCCGTCGCGCAGACCAACGTCGCGACGCCGCCGAGGAAGAACAGTTCCGCGGGCGCGAGCGTCGACAGCGCGCCGACGACGGAGGAGCTGCCGGCGCCGGCGCCGGTGTCGGCCCCGGATCCGACGGCCGTCTCTATCGCCGTCCGGGTCGCCTCCGCGGCCCGAGTCGCGGTTTCCGTGCTCGTTGCCTCGCCAGCGGTCGTCGAGGGCGCCTCCGCGATACCGACTCCGCCCCCCCTGGCGTCCGTCGGCGTCGCGGTCGGGGCGGGAGCGGGTGTCGACGTCGACTCCGCCCCCGTCGCCCCCGTGGCGTTCGCGCCGTCCGAGGCGCCCGGTGCGGCCCCGCCTTCGCCTCCGCCTCCGCCACCGTCTCCGGCGAGCGAGACGGTCGGCCCCGCGGCCGTCCGCGTCAGTCGGTCGACGACGACGCTGCCGAGGGCGACGACGCCGAGGCCGCCGAGCAGTCGCGAGAGCACCGACCGGAGGCCGCTCGTGTCCTCTTCTCTCCCGGCGACGACGACCAGCGCCCGGTCGGCGGGCGCGTAGACGGTCATCTCCCGCCCCTTCTCGGAGTAGACCGTCCCGCCGGGTTCGATGAGGCCGGCGTCTTCGAGGCGGCCGAGGTGGTACTGGGCGTTCTGAATCGAGGTGTCGGCCCGGTCGGCGACTTCGGAGGGTGTCGCGGGTTCCTCGTGGAGCGACGAGAGGATGCTCCGGGCCGTCTCCGAGGAGATGGCCGAGAGCAGGTCCGACACCTCTTCGCCGTCGAGTCCGACGACGCGGGGTTCCTTGTCGTCGTCGTCGCCTGCGTCGGAGCGGAACGGGAGGATGTCGGCCACGTCGTGGCCCGGTTTCCGGTGCGTCGTCATGAGTGTTCTCCTCCCTCTCGGTCGGCGGAACGGCGAAACGGCTTTACCTCCGCCCATGAAAGCCTCGCCCATGTTCTCCCGCCCCTTGCAGAGTTTCCTCGACGACGCCGTCGAGTTCGTCCTCTCGGAGCCGATTTTCGTCGGATTCGTCGTTCTCATCCTCCTGTTCGTCTTCTTCGGGTATCTCTTCGTCCGGCGGACGGTACTGGGGATGCGCGAGGGGTTCGACGAGGGATACCGGGGGAAGTAGCGGGTCGATGGCCGCTTTTGGAACGCTCGCGACGCTCGTCGTCGCG
Protein-coding regions in this window:
- a CDS encoding YihY/virulence factor BrkB family protein, producing MSVRTRNPIPVIRSVATTVQEREVTFLAASISYYTLVSLVPLLTLGLLVASFVGGEALRQQVMMLAQQYLLPSGSDIVGNALGDPTGQGALSVVSLGVTLWGALKLFRGLDIAFSRIYGSEAGGIVDQLRDGIVALGSLGAGTLGVGLLTVVIAILDVPFVDFLSPFLLLGLLAAAFFPLYYVFPDSGLSPREALPGTVFAAVGWVVLGVVFGTYAATASGSVAGALGAILLLVTWFYFSGILVLTGAVVNAVLADRVSSGPSDGGAPDRQVQHGPARQTDRTMSVDDATVDESGEADVDPRGAPDIEQLEDRVEELRADLDSFESDVQERTVERPDVESELKRYVRNQMRQGKARGWGPYLVLLYGTAVTIAAFFLIQDDLLAVVAMLVTYLSTLGLYVIFVVFGAGLGALGVPGRLVDWIRDRRS
- a CDS encoding phosphatase PAP2 family protein; this translates as MTGPPTVAAAAALLPLPLTARGLGELDAAASLPDAVVTLFSVLTHLGNPWVCLFAVCLAYVVGDRAGIARPSAAFLLALGLGAVGLTLGLKTAFALPRPPGAAETGYGFPSGHALGTTVFWGGAALLADAGRRRVRLGVAVAVVAVVAVSRVVLGVHYLADVVAGVAVGALFVAAAVGVGPGLRRPSVPSNRAVVACFLVGGVLAAAAAAADPVEREVLLAVGTAVGGTATWAWLGDTLSGRSAGDALSLSPRSLVVGVLAVPVPLVAMAAVAELPVRSLALAGAGAVGGAALLSLPVAAAALFE
- the glnA gene encoding type I glutamate--ammonia ligase, with protein sequence MTDDNANTNVATDGGLSTKAQAVVDEIESSDVDFLRLQFTDILGTVKNVAIPATQAEKAFTEGIYFDGSSIEGFVRIQESDMRLKPDPDTFAILPWRDGRSARLICDVIDTSTGEPFVGDPRYVLKDALDRAEEMGYTVNVAPEPEFFLFEEDEEGRATTNTNDAGGYFDLAPKDLASDVRRDIIYGLEQMDFEIEASHHEVAEGQHEINFEYDDALTTADNVGTFRTVVRAIAAQHDLHATFMPKPISRVNGSGMHTHISLFDEDGENVFHDEEDEFDLSETAHSFLAGILEHAPALSAVTNPTVNSYKRLVPGYEAPVYVAWSDRNRSALIRKPAARVPVASRIEARFPDPSCNPYLAFAALIHAGLEGVEQDLEAPDPVRENIYEFDEEKREEYGIDTLPSNLGEALTALEEDEVIQDALGEHIYEKFHEAKSYEYDEFRVDVSQWELDQYLETF
- the lrp gene encoding HTH-type transcriptional regulator Lrp, which encodes MTYENLDAKLINALLGDGRASLRSLAEELDVSVTTVSNHLRDLEDEGVIEGYTPRVNYDALGYDVTAIIQLKVEGSALPQITDRLREQKQMVSVYEVTGDYDIIAVGKFTDTDGMNSQIKALLTDEDIRESNTSVVLNAVVENQQFELDVDE
- a CDS encoding aminopeptidase, with the translated sequence MDPRIREHAQTIAEHSTGIESGDNVVIAAPAAAEELVVALHEECAERGANPVYTNSSSRASRAFLRNREGDFETPEHLLAMYEEMDVYIAVRGDANASETADVDPETNAAYRRAMQPVLQERLSKTWCLTQFPTSGNAQLAGMSTDAYQNFVWDAVSLDWDEQYEHQQQMVEILDDADEVRIAAGEETDVTMSVAGNAAINDKGEKNLPGGEVFTAPVRDSVEGEVHFDMPLYRQGREIEDVRVRFEDGRVESYSAGRNEEVLDGVFDTDEGARYLGELGIGMNRAIDTFTYNMLFDEKMGDTVHMAVGSAYPDTVGEENEVNQSAEHVDMILDMSEKSVIEVDGDVVQRDGTFVFEDDFE
- a CDS encoding TQO small subunit DoxD is translated as MNTPTTTTRTAVEDVLEFDLQGTIAGYWLVALRLITGYWFLHAGWTKFAFVSGEAFDASGYLANNSGPIQGFFAWVAATPWLMDVTNVMIPAGEFLIGLGLIVGALVRLASFFGALLMAFFYLGNADWAHGLVNGDLFGLVLFVTLATFGAGRILGLDAYLEKLDLADNRVAKFILG
- a CDS encoding threonine aldolase family protein, coding for MAIDLRSDTVTRPSAAMREAARDAPVGDDVYGDDPTVNELEAAAAERVGMEDALYVPTGTMGNQIAARVHADRGEEILLDEQAHIYKWEVGGLAQLSGLQVRTFDAGPSAVPTPEQVRERYVEEDLHRAGTGLLALENTHNARGGVAVPPEAIDAVAEAAHDLGVPVHLDGARLFNACVALDVDPTRMTRNADSVMFCLSKGLGAPVGSMLAGSEDYVERARRVRKLFGGGMRQAGIIAAPGLRALDNVERLAEDHENAARLAAGLDDIDGLSAPDPDTNIVQVFSEEAGLTAEEFESRCGDAGVLAGAHGEYLTRFCTHLDVSADDVEEAIDRIDAAMPA
- a CDS encoding cation diffusion facilitator family transporter encodes the protein MAGSRGVVIAALVANGAIAVLKFLGYLLTQSPSMLSETYHSLSDTGNQVFLLIGIRYSDREANRAHPFGYGKAQFFYAFLVSVLLFGIAGWESLKHGYDAILHGSHAAAGLVSFAGYQFPAWYVNVVVLLGAIAFETYAMKKANAELQRQIREYGWSGVREAFRKTSDVTTLTAFTEDGIALAGAAIALVGVVLTQVTGNYIYDAVSAALIGVLLMGFALALAWENKRLLLGESLPKDVEDRLRDVVRNHPGVVHVDNFRTVHVGPEKVLVNADVSFESDLDTDDIDTDITRIEEKLKREDARVKFVYIEPEL
- a CDS encoding metallophosphoesterase, which translates into the protein MLTVVSDTHSTDSHRLTGRTLDAVREAELVVHLGDFMRELVLDAFESESSRLLGVYGNNDDAEIRDRLPEARNFTFAGLTFAATHTRRGGSTALSMFGRERDADVVLFGHSHRPTFEATGEATLLNPGSHAQPRGHRAAHAELEAMTDGGVSGRLVTVEGDAFETFTIPPSEG
- a CDS encoding ArsR/SmtB family transcription factor, which gives rise to MTTHRKPGHDVADILPFRSDAGDDDDKEPRVVGLDGEEVSDLLSAISSETARSILSSLHEEPATPSEVADRADTSIQNAQYHLGRLEDAGLIEPGGTVYSEKGREMTVYAPADRALVVVAGREEDTSGLRSVLSRLLGGLGVVALGSVVVDRLTRTAAGPTVSLAGDGGGGGGEGGAAPGASDGANATGATGAESTSTPAPAPTATPTDARGGGVGIAEAPSTTAGEATSTETATRAAEATRTAIETAVGSGADTGAGAGSSSVVGALSTLAPAELFFLGGVATLVCATAYWWVTR